Proteins from one Panthera leo isolate Ple1 chromosome D1, P.leo_Ple1_pat1.1, whole genome shotgun sequence genomic window:
- the LOC122200165 gene encoding olfactory receptor 52A5-like, producing the protein MPIANGTMFIPSVLTFIGIPGLETIQCWIGIPFCVMYIIALVGNSLLLIIIKSEPSLHEPMYFFLAMLGATDIVLSTSIVPKMLGIFWFHLPEIYFDACLFQMWLIHTFQGIESGVLLAMALDRYVAICYPLRHASIFTRQLVTHIGIGVTLRPAFLVIPCLLLIKCRLKLYRTKLISHTYCEHMALVKLASEDVSISKFYGLLGAFIVGGLDFLLITLSYVQIFITVFHLSQKEARLKAFNTCIPHICIFFQFYLLAFFSFFTHRSGSSIPSYVHITLSNLYLLVPPFLNPFVYGVKTKHIRDKVVKMLCSKDQA; encoded by the coding sequence ATGCCTATTGCAAATGGCACTATGTTCATACCCTCTGTGCTGACTTTCATTGGGATCCCTGGTCTGGAAACTATTCAGTGTTGGATTGGGATTCCATTCTGTGTTATGTACATCATTGCTTTGGTGGGAAATTCTCTGCTTTTGATCATCATCAAATCTGAACCCAGTCTCCATGAACCTATGTATTTCTTTCTGGCCATGTTGGGAGCCACAGACATTGTACTTAGCACCAGCATTGTCCCCAAGATGCTTGGAATTTTTTGGTTCCACTTGCCAGAGATCTATTTTGATGCTTGCCTCTTTCAGATGTGGCTTATCCACACATTTCAAGGTATTGAATCGGGAGTCCTTTTGGCTATGGCTCTGGACCGCTATGTAGCAATCTGTTATCCACTGAGGCATGCTAGCATATTCACTCGACAACTGGTCACACATATTGGAATTGGGGTGACCTTGCGGCCTGCCTTTTTGGTAATCCCATGCCTCTTGCTCATAAAGTGTCGTCTGAAACTTTACCGAACCAAGTTAATATCCCACACTTACTGTGAACACATGGCCCTTGTGAAGCTTGCCAGTGAAGACGTTTCCATCAGTAAATTCTACGGTCTCCTTGGAGCTTTTATTGTTGGTGGCCTGGACTTCCTTTTAATCACCCTCTCCTATGTACAAATATTTATCACTGTCTTTCACCTGTCCCAGAAAGAGGCACGTCTTAAGGCCTTTAATACATGTATTCCCCACATATGTATCTTCTTCCAATTCTatctccttgcctttttttcctttttcactcacAGATCTGGATCTTCTATTCCATCATATGTACATATCACCTTGTCTAACCTTTACCTACTGGTTCCACCTTTCCTCAATCCCTTTGTATATGGGGTGAAGACCAAACACATTCGAGATAAAGTGGTAAAGATGTTGTGTTCCAAAGACCAGGCATGA